The following proteins are encoded in a genomic region of Dyadobacter sp. UC 10:
- a CDS encoding cysteine desulfurase family protein — MKAYLDNAATTQLDPEVLEVMLPMMTEQFGNPSSIHAYGRSVRSAIERARKSIAGILNAAPAEIFFTSGGTEADNTAIRGSIETLGLKHAITSRIEHHAVLHTLEHLQKTGVIKLSYVNLNEKGEVDLAHLENLLATNSRSLVSLMHGNNEIGNLLDLEVAGDICEQYDAVFHSDTVQTMGHFSHDLQKLKTNFIVGAAHKFNGPKGVGFLYVRPGIKIAPFVHGGAQERNMRGGTENIYGIVGLAKALEIAYRDMNAHRTHIEGLKSRMIESLKSKIEGVTFNGNSANLGNSLYTVLSVSLPPSDISDMLLFNLDIAGIAVSGGSACSSGTEIGSHVLNELQIDPERANVRFSFGKYNTVAEIDYAVNTLADLYKKETVTL, encoded by the coding sequence ATGAAAGCATATCTGGACAACGCCGCTACTACCCAACTTGATCCGGAAGTTTTGGAAGTAATGCTTCCGATGATGACCGAGCAATTTGGTAACCCTTCTTCCATTCATGCTTATGGACGATCCGTACGTTCGGCCATAGAGCGCGCAAGGAAAAGTATAGCGGGTATCCTGAATGCCGCACCTGCGGAAATCTTTTTTACTTCGGGTGGTACAGAAGCAGATAATACGGCGATCAGGGGCAGCATTGAAACGCTGGGCCTTAAACATGCGATCACTTCGCGCATCGAGCACCATGCGGTTTTGCATACATTGGAACACCTTCAAAAAACCGGTGTCATCAAGCTGAGTTATGTAAACCTGAACGAAAAGGGTGAAGTAGATCTCGCGCACCTGGAAAATCTTCTGGCTACGAACAGCCGCTCACTGGTTTCTTTAATGCACGGCAATAACGAGATCGGAAACTTGCTTGATCTGGAAGTTGCAGGGGATATTTGTGAGCAGTATGACGCTGTTTTTCACAGTGATACCGTTCAAACGATGGGTCATTTTTCCCATGATCTGCAAAAACTGAAAACCAATTTTATCGTAGGCGCGGCACATAAATTCAATGGCCCGAAAGGAGTGGGGTTCCTTTACGTTCGTCCGGGAATCAAAATCGCGCCTTTCGTTCACGGCGGCGCGCAGGAGCGTAATATGCGGGGCGGAACTGAAAATATCTACGGTATCGTAGGTTTGGCCAAGGCGCTGGAAATTGCTTACCGGGATATGAATGCGCATAGAACGCACATTGAAGGTCTGAAATCAAGAATGATCGAAAGCCTCAAAAGTAAAATTGAAGGGGTAACTTTTAATGGAAATTCCGCGAACCTTGGGAATAGTTTATATACGGTACTGAGCGTAAGTTTGCCACCTTCGGACATTAGCGATATGCTGTTGTTCAATCTGGATATTGCCGGGATTGCGGTTTCGGGAGGCAGCGCCTGTTCAAGCGGGACTGAAATTGGTTCGCACGTATTGAATGAGCTTCAAATCGATCCCGAGCGGGCGAATGTCCGTTTCTCTTTTGGCAAATACAATACCGTAGCCGAGATCGACTATGCGGTTAATACCCTCGCAGATCTCTATAAAAAAGAAACCGTTACGCTTTAA
- the hemH gene encoding ferrochelatase has product MNTDILAQPTASTSAKSIKKTGVLIVNLGTPDSPSVPDVRKYLRQFLMDERVIDIPYLNRWFLINLIIAPFRAPKSAKVYKQLWRPEGSPLKIYGFSVKEKLQKALGDDYVVELAMRYQSPSIEGALNGLRKHCFSEIIVVPFFPQYASASTGSVYKEVMRVVQDWEVLPEIRFVNRFLDHPKFIQGFADLGKKHMAAHEYDHFVFSYHGLPERQITKGDVTGSFCQFGECCNQLDHRNQHCYRAQSYETTRLLVKALGIPEGKYTTCFQSRLGKTPWIKPYTDEVIPELTKKGVKNVLAFSPSFVADCLETTIEVGEEYKELFEKEGGQHWQLVESLNDSDIWIETLEDLITGQPKPAELKA; this is encoded by the coding sequence ATGAATACTGATATCCTGGCACAGCCAACTGCTTCAACGTCTGCAAAATCAATTAAAAAAACAGGTGTTCTCATTGTAAACCTCGGAACGCCGGATAGCCCATCGGTGCCGGATGTTCGCAAATACCTGCGCCAGTTTTTGATGGACGAAAGGGTGATCGATATTCCTTATTTAAACAGATGGTTTCTGATCAACCTGATCATCGCTCCTTTCAGGGCGCCGAAATCAGCCAAAGTATACAAGCAACTCTGGCGGCCCGAGGGGTCTCCGCTTAAAATTTATGGATTTTCAGTAAAAGAAAAATTGCAGAAAGCCCTGGGCGACGACTATGTGGTGGAGCTCGCCATGCGTTACCAGAGCCCAAGCATTGAGGGCGCATTAAATGGCCTTCGCAAACATTGCTTTTCCGAGATCATTGTTGTACCATTCTTCCCCCAGTACGCCTCTGCTTCAACGGGTTCTGTTTATAAAGAAGTTATGCGGGTAGTACAGGATTGGGAAGTATTGCCTGAAATCCGTTTTGTTAACCGTTTTTTGGATCACCCTAAATTTATTCAGGGATTTGCTGACTTAGGAAAAAAACACATGGCTGCGCATGAATATGATCACTTTGTATTCAGCTACCATGGGCTGCCTGAGCGGCAGATTACAAAAGGAGATGTTACCGGAAGTTTCTGCCAGTTTGGAGAATGCTGCAACCAGCTTGATCACCGTAACCAGCATTGTTACCGCGCTCAGAGTTACGAGACCACAAGATTGCTGGTAAAAGCGTTAGGGATACCAGAAGGAAAATACACGACCTGCTTCCAGTCACGCCTGGGCAAAACGCCATGGATCAAACCTTACACAGACGAAGTGATTCCTGAGCTGACCAAAAAGGGAGTGAAGAATGTGCTTGCATTTTCTCCGTCTTTCGTGGCCGATTGTTTGGAAACAACCATCGAAGTCGGTGAAGAGTATAAGGAGCTGTTTGAGAAAGAAGGTGGCCAGCACTGGCAGCTTGTAGAAAGTCTCAATGACAGCGATATCTGGATTGAGACTTTGGAAGACCTGATCACCGGCCAGCCAAAACCGGCAGAACTTAAAGCGTAA
- a CDS encoding N-acetylornithine carbamoyltransferase, with protein MNHFLSINDVTDLNQLISSGIAAKRNPFADIDLGKNKTIGLLFFNSSLRTRISTQKAAQNLGLNVITMNVGQDGWGLEMEEGVIMNGDKAEHVKEAAAVIGSYCDIIGIRSFAGLQDREKDYAEIVFRQFQKYAEVPIVNLESATRHPLQSLADCITIEEFKIKQRPKVVLTWLPHFKALPQAVANSFCEWMNPMDVELVITHPEGYDLAPEFVGKGQVIYDQNKALEGADFVYGKNWSSYQSYGQVLTDDPSWMINEAKMALTDNGKFMHCLPLRRNMKVADEVLDGPRSIVIEQAANREWSAQAALKEILLGM; from the coding sequence ATGAACCACTTTCTTTCCATTAACGACGTCACTGATCTCAATCAGCTTATCAGCAGCGGAATTGCCGCCAAACGGAATCCATTTGCCGACATTGATTTGGGGAAAAACAAAACGATCGGCCTGCTTTTCTTTAATTCAAGTTTAAGGACACGGATAAGTACCCAGAAAGCAGCCCAAAACCTGGGCCTGAATGTGATCACCATGAATGTGGGGCAAGACGGCTGGGGGCTGGAAATGGAAGAGGGTGTGATCATGAATGGAGACAAAGCCGAACACGTAAAAGAGGCGGCTGCGGTGATCGGCAGCTATTGCGATATCATCGGTATCCGCTCATTCGCAGGTTTGCAGGACAGAGAAAAGGATTATGCTGAGATTGTTTTCAGACAATTCCAAAAATATGCCGAAGTACCGATCGTAAATCTGGAATCGGCGACGCGGCATCCTTTGCAATCACTCGCAGATTGTATTACGATTGAAGAATTTAAAATAAAGCAGCGCCCAAAAGTGGTATTGACCTGGCTGCCCCATTTTAAGGCATTACCGCAAGCCGTGGCCAACTCTTTCTGCGAATGGATGAACCCAATGGATGTGGAGCTGGTCATCACCCACCCGGAAGGCTACGACCTGGCACCGGAATTCGTAGGAAAAGGCCAGGTGATTTACGATCAAAACAAGGCATTGGAAGGAGCTGATTTTGTATATGGTAAAAACTGGTCGTCATACCAAAGCTACGGACAGGTACTTACTGATGATCCGTCGTGGATGATCAACGAGGCAAAAATGGCACTGACCGACAATGGAAAATTCATGCATTGCCTTCCGCTGCGCCGGAATATGAAGGTAGCGGACGAAGTGCTCGACGGACCAAGATCCATCGTAATTGAGCAGGCCGCCAATCGCGAATGGTCGGCACAGGCTGCTTTGAAGGAGATTTTGCTCGGAATGTGA
- a CDS encoding aspartate aminotransferase family protein produces the protein MSHLFDVYPLYDIEPVKAQGSYLWDSNGTEYLDLYGGHAVISVGHCHPKYVEKLTNQLNAISFYSNSVRISLQEELAVKLGEMSGYPDYKLFLCNSGAEANENALKLASFHNGRKKVISFTKSFHGRTAGAVAATDNPSIVAPVNYKEHVTFLPFNDGNAAEEGITDEVCAVIVEGIQGVAGIHVCTDEFLQTLRRKCDETGAVLILDSVQCGYGRTGKFFSHQFSGIEPDIMSMAKGMGNGFPIGGILISPKFKASYGLLGTTFGGNHLACAAGVAVLDIMKEENLIENAAEIGGYLFKGIEKIGGYKELRGRGLMIGIEFDFPVKDLRNKLLFEHKMFTGVAGANTIRLLPSLALRKEEADLFLEALKKEVAVASI, from the coding sequence ATGTCACATTTATTTGATGTTTATCCCCTCTACGATATTGAGCCTGTGAAGGCACAGGGAAGTTATTTGTGGGATTCAAATGGCACTGAGTACCTTGACCTTTACGGCGGTCACGCGGTGATTTCGGTCGGCCACTGCCATCCCAAGTATGTTGAAAAACTGACTAACCAGCTGAATGCGATCAGCTTTTACTCCAATTCCGTAAGGATCTCCCTGCAGGAAGAATTGGCTGTGAAGCTCGGTGAAATGTCTGGCTACCCTGATTACAAACTTTTCCTTTGCAACTCGGGTGCCGAAGCGAATGAAAATGCATTGAAACTGGCTTCGTTTCACAACGGCCGCAAAAAGGTAATTTCGTTTACCAAATCATTCCACGGCCGCACAGCCGGCGCGGTTGCTGCTACCGATAATCCTTCCATCGTCGCGCCCGTCAATTACAAGGAGCACGTTACTTTCCTTCCCTTCAATGATGGAAATGCTGCGGAAGAAGGGATTACCGACGAAGTTTGCGCGGTGATCGTAGAAGGTATTCAGGGCGTAGCCGGCATCCACGTTTGCACAGACGAATTTTTGCAAACACTAAGACGTAAATGCGACGAAACGGGCGCGGTTTTAATACTGGATAGCGTGCAATGCGGTTACGGCAGGACCGGCAAATTCTTCTCGCACCAGTTCAGCGGCATTGAGCCTGATATTATGTCCATGGCCAAAGGAATGGGCAATGGTTTCCCGATCGGCGGTATTTTGATTTCTCCCAAGTTCAAAGCCAGCTACGGACTTTTGGGTACTACTTTCGGGGGTAACCACTTGGCTTGCGCGGCAGGTGTGGCGGTGTTGGATATTATGAAAGAAGAAAACCTGATCGAAAATGCAGCTGAGATTGGCGGCTATCTTTTTAAAGGAATAGAAAAAATAGGCGGTTATAAGGAGCTGAGAGGTCGCGGGCTGATGATTGGTATTGAGTTTGATTTTCCTGTAAAAGACCTGCGTAACAAACTGCTTTTCGAACATAAAATGTTTACCGGCGTGGCTGGTGCGAATACAATCCGTTTGTTGCCTTCGCTCGCATTGCGCAAAGAAGAAGCAGACCTGTTCCTCGAAGCTTTGAAGAAAGAGGTTGCAGTCGCAAGCATTTAA
- a CDS encoding type II toxin-antitoxin system VapC family toxin, whose product MVIDTGIFIEYLRKADKSRTVLASLPNEASLFVSAVTVYELMIGATSEEKKNDVRLLLDGIPVLPFTEKVAVNAAEIYHQLRRRNQMIEFRDIFIAASAITFHLPVKTLNLEHFQRVENLTVVS is encoded by the coding sequence ATGGTAATTGACACAGGAATATTTATAGAATACCTGCGAAAAGCAGACAAGTCCCGGACTGTATTAGCTTCGCTACCAAATGAAGCCTCACTTTTTGTATCTGCTGTGACTGTTTACGAGCTCATGATCGGTGCGACAAGTGAAGAGAAAAAGAATGACGTCAGGTTGCTTTTAGATGGAATTCCAGTTTTGCCATTCACAGAGAAAGTAGCTGTTAATGCAGCTGAGATCTATCATCAACTGCGAAGGCGAAACCAAATGATAGAATTTCGCGATATTTTCATTGCCGCTTCGGCGATCACATTTCACTTACCAGTCAAAACATTGAATCTGGAACACTTCCAAAGGGTTGAAAACCTGACTGTTGTCTCTTAA
- the argC gene encoding N-acetyl-gamma-glutamyl-phosphate reductase: protein MSNINIGIIGAAGYTGGELIRILINHPHVNIAFAHSKSQAGKPVYATHTDLLGDTDLVFSGDDIQELLNKEELNAIFLCSGHGESKKFLEAHSLPETVKVIDLSTDFRPETDGFVYGLPELQRDKIKVATKIANPGCFATSIQLAILPLADAGLIKDAVHVSAVTGSTGAGQALSATTHFTWRNNNMSIYKAFTHQHLTEIKMSISKLQAGFSEAVNFVPYRGDFTRGIMANVYTAFAGSLEEAKVIYKSFYASHPFTHVSDSPIDLKQVVNTNKCLVHLEVHDGQLLVSSIIDNLTKGASGQAVQNMNIAFNLPEDAGLRLKAPAF, encoded by the coding sequence ATGAGTAATATCAATATAGGAATAATAGGCGCGGCTGGTTACACTGGTGGAGAGCTGATTAGAATTTTAATCAACCACCCTCATGTAAATATTGCCTTCGCGCACAGCAAAAGTCAGGCGGGGAAGCCGGTTTATGCTACACACACCGATTTGCTGGGAGATACCGACCTGGTTTTTTCAGGAGATGATATTCAGGAATTGCTGAATAAAGAGGAGTTAAATGCTATATTTCTCTGCTCGGGACATGGGGAATCGAAGAAGTTTTTAGAGGCACATTCGCTGCCTGAAACTGTGAAAGTGATCGACCTGAGTACCGATTTCAGACCAGAAACGGATGGATTTGTATATGGTCTGCCGGAATTGCAACGCGATAAAATTAAGGTTGCAACGAAAATCGCAAATCCGGGCTGCTTTGCCACCAGTATCCAACTGGCGATTTTGCCGCTGGCTGATGCAGGATTGATCAAAGATGCAGTTCACGTAAGTGCAGTAACCGGAAGTACGGGAGCGGGTCAGGCCCTGAGTGCGACCACCCATTTTACATGGAGAAATAACAATATGTCTATCTATAAAGCCTTTACGCACCAGCATTTGACTGAGATTAAAATGAGTATCAGCAAGTTGCAGGCAGGTTTTTCGGAAGCTGTAAATTTCGTGCCTTACCGCGGGGATTTTACAAGAGGTATTATGGCCAATGTTTATACAGCATTTGCAGGCTCTCTGGAAGAAGCAAAAGTAATTTACAAAAGCTTCTACGCATCGCACCCGTTTACCCACGTCAGCGACTCCCCGATCGATCTGAAACAGGTTGTAAATACGAATAAGTGCCTGGTACACCTGGAAGTGCATGATGGTCAGCTGCTGGTCTCCAGCATCATAGACAACCTTACCAAAGGCGCATCAGGACAAGCAGTGCAAAATATGAATATCGCATTCAACTTGCCTGAAGACGCCGGGTTACGGTTGAAAGCACCGGCGTTTTAG
- the vapC gene encoding type II toxin-antitoxin system tRNA(fMet)-specific endonuclease VapC — protein sequence MKYLLDTNIVAYIIKKRPIEVLHKLQTLELKEIAISSIVVAELWYGVEKSQLKERNKAALEAFLKPFTIIDFDSAAAAAYASIRADLEGKGKVIGANDLLISAHALSHGLILVTNNVKEFERVGRLQIENWIINE from the coding sequence ATGAAATATCTGTTGGATACCAATATTGTAGCCTACATTATAAAGAAACGGCCGATTGAAGTACTGCATAAGTTGCAAACATTGGAATTAAAGGAGATCGCGATTTCTTCTATTGTTGTCGCGGAGCTTTGGTATGGTGTTGAAAAAAGTCAGTTGAAGGAAAGGAACAAAGCAGCTCTGGAAGCTTTCCTCAAACCGTTTACAATTATCGACTTCGACTCTGCCGCAGCAGCAGCGTATGCTTCTATCAGGGCTGATTTGGAAGGTAAGGGGAAGGTGATCGGAGCAAATGACCTGCTGATCTCAGCACATGCATTAAGTCATGGATTAATTTTGGTCACCAACAATGTCAAGGAATTTGAAAGAGTTGGTAGACTTCAGATTGAAAACTGGATTATAAATGAGTAA